The Solanum lycopersicum chromosome 9, SLM_r2.1 genome window below encodes:
- the LOC138338399 gene encoding uncharacterized protein, with translation MLSKAQDSLRKAQRCMKKYADQHRRSVEFNVGDKVLLKLTPQIWKSIVCKNRHRGLIPKYDDLFEVVKRVGEVAYRLKFLERLKIHPTFHVSFLKPYFADADVPDRNRSKRAPPSLPTQYDAEIEKILGHRVLGTSQNNTKTKFLVHWIGNSAVDAVWEKAKDLWKFDA, from the coding sequence ATGTTATCTAAAGCACAGGATAGTTTGCGCAAGGCGCAGCGGTGCATGAAGAAGTATGCTGATCAACATCGTCGCTCAGTTGAGTTTAATGTGGGTGACAAAGTGTTACTGAAACTTACTCCACAAATCTGGAAATCGATTGTATGTAAGAATAGACATCGGGGTTTGATTCCTAAATATGATGATCTATTCGAAGTGGTAAAACGAGTGGGTGAAGTTGCTTATAGATTAAAATTTCTAGAAAGGTTGAAAATTCATCCCACTTTCCATGTGAGTTTCTTGAAACCTTACTTTGCAGATGCAGATGTTCCAGACAGAAACAGGTCAAAGAGGGCTCCTCCATCACTACCTACACAATATGATGCTGAAATTGAGAAGATCCTTGGTCACCGGGTTTTGGGCACAAGTCAGAATAATACTAAGACAAAATTCTTGGTTCACTGGATAGGCAATAGTGCAGTTGATGCAGTTTGGGAGAAGGCAAAAGACTTATGGAAGTTTGATGCTTAA